The genomic window GCATATGTGATGCTTTCTGAGGATCTACAGATGGCAGgtttcagagaggagagatctgtttgagtgtgttgttCTGAATATTCActggtgtatgtgtgcctgtTCAATCCTCTGCCACGGCCCCGGTTCCTGCGGTTTCGTCCCACGCTCAGCTGAGAGAGTATGATGGCCTGCATGTCAGGCTGACTCTGTGAAAATGTCATACGCCTTGTGGTGCGGACGTAGTACTCCGCTGGGAAAAGTAGTCCCTCCACAAGGGTACAGGAGTCCAGGAGACCCACGGTCTTTCCATCCCCTTCATTCccattcttttcttctttgatttCCATGGTATTTTCAtgccttttttcattttctattttctctgcTGGATTTTGTTCCATGTCCTTATTACTGTTGTCCTCACAAAGCTTtacttctctctgtcctccactATTTTCACCATTGTCTCCTCCTTCCATcgccttttttctttcattctgtgtGCAGTCTTGTCCCTTTTCTTCAGAGTGTATAGCAGAATTACAACATTTGAGCAGCACTGATGTCAACTCtgattcttttttcccctcagctctcatctcactctctttttccctttgttCTGGACATCCTTGCATCTCCTTTCCCTCCATATCTGCTGTTTCAGTGTGCATATTAGTGTTCCAGTGTGtaagcagcagagagggagactcAGATTCTGAAGTAGAAAACAGCTCTTCACTTTCATTCACAACCTCTGTTCCCTCAGACTtgattttctcttcctctccttctgttcTAGCACCATCCATGCTTTCACTCTCCTCCTGTCCTTCCTCACTGTTGTCTGTAATCCTGCCAGCCTCTGCACTCCTCCTTTCCCAGCGGAGGCGGCTGCGCCGAGACCTGAGGCGCAGGGCAGAGCTGGGTCTGTGACCTCTAGCTGTGTCATGGCTGGAATCTGGGGTTTGTGGGCAAGCAGCATCAGAGGGGAGCAAGAACCTGATCACCTGGCTCCTCCTAAAGTGATCAGAAACTACCAGACCTGGTAAAACATAAGAATTTATTACATGCATGTATTTACACCTACACTTTAGCAAAACCCTATTTCTTGTAACATATTTTCAGCATACACGCCTATCTACCAGCGCAGTTACATACTGTGGAAGAGATTTTACTACCTGTACTTCGCAGCTAATTGGGATAGACTCACCTTCTGTGTGTCCTTGGCATTGAGGTACACCTTGGGCCGTTTCACTGGCAGTGTTCTGTGACGATGGGTCGAGACATGCGTTAGATGTCACCTCTGGGTCTCTCTGGTCCTGCTGGTTCTGCTGTGTGATCATGCTCCTCACATGTCTACGCACTGCGTCCAAACGCTCAGCACGCTGTGAACCGGTCAACATTGTGTATGAGACAGAGATTTTCTACATTTGACTTTTAAATGTAGAGTGAAAGTGTGTCTTACCTGGAGTCTCTGGGCTGTTCTGAGATATTCCCTTTGTAAAAGTGCCAACTTCCTACGAAGCTGAGAGGGGAAAACGCAAATATGTCAGAAGAGAGGGCCTGATTCAATGTAACACTTCATGCGGCTACAGTGTGTAGGCAAATGTAACAGCGATGGAAAGAAACTAGGTACAATTACTTTAGTTCTGTTCTTTTTGAGGGCACTGGTACTTTACTTGAATATATAATTTTGTACATTCTACTCCACTGCATTTGTTTGATAACTTTAGATATTTTGGAGATtaataatatgaaatataacccacagaaaaataatgatgtATTATCATAGATAAAGATTAAATGATCCAAAGAGAGAAATGTATACACTACTCAGCAGTACATGAGGTCATTAAAATGATCTCCACCTTtaccagctacaacattaaaatgagcACACTTTTACTACTTTACCTACTTTTACATGTTGATGGCGGTAAtgatacttttatttaagtaaaagatgtgagtacttcttccaccactgagtgTACATTACCTTCTCCTTATCATCATAGTGCAGTGTTGtcctcagctgctcctccacattGCTCTCCATCCTGCTCACTGAACCCTGACACACGAACAAAAGTTATATGTAGCAATAGCAGGGATACATTGGCATTAGTTAAGGTATATTTAATCATAATTATTAATCTTACTTTTAATGTATGGCGCATTTGTTTAAAATAGGCTAGTTTACTTAAACCAGGGGACAATCGGTACAGTTCTACAGTAACGTTAAGATTAGCTAAAAATAGTAACCGAGTGATACGTTAACGTTAAGGATAAACAGCAAAAGTTACGGTCGTCTTCACACAAATAGTTTGATGACAATGATAATAACGCAGTTAACGTTAATGTTAAATGCAGACTTACATCAACTCGGCTGGTTTGCCCATGGAAAGTTTATTTTGATGATCGATCAGACGGTTATCGATTTAGTTCTAATTTCCCGCGACTCCTAAAGCAGACCTGAGCAGTAGAGCTCCGAGAACTCGATCGGCGTCTGGGAGGAGGTAAATTAATGAAACACCTCAAAGATTAGTTTCGTACTCAGGCTACGAAATCTTAAAACTCTTATATTACTTTAGgatttttattggttttaaaaTGCGGAAATTGTTGAAATTGCCATTTATAATGTGTGATATTGGactattttattgttttaaagcTGATATTAATCGTTAAACGTGTCACATTAATTCAGACCCaaacaagctaacgttagcttaataTTTTTTAACTGACTAACGTCTGCAGTATCACTTTAATACCGACCATACTACATGGTATCACAAGTATCACATTAAGGCACCCATGGCCTCCGTCCAGGTTGCATAAATATAGTCAATAAGTATAAGGTGCAGTACTCTAACTATCTGGAAATCTTGTTTTGATACTTTCATTTATGCTGTCTGCTTCTTTTAGGGACTGAACTCAAGTGTTGCTATAATCAATCATTTTAACAACTAATGGACAGTGCACTCTCacagagcactttattaggaacacctgtacacaaATCAGCCAGCCGCGTAGCAGCAGTGAAATGTATAAGATCATGCGGAtgcaggtcaggagcttcagttaatgttcacatcaaacatgagggtggaaaaaaatgtgactgttgGTGCTGGCTGGCTGAATGGGCTGGTTTGAGtttttctgaaactgctgatctcctggtCTCAGGTCAGAGAAGAATGGTCagactcagataaccactctttacaactgtggtgagcagagagGCATCTCAAAATGCACAACATGtgagctacaacagcagaagaccacatcAGATTCccctcctgtcagccaagaacagaaatctgaggctgcagtgggcacacTACAATGGCCTCCTCAGCCGCCACATCTGGATCCAACAGAACACCATTAGGATGTGCTCGGTGAGTGTATTGACTTCTCCTTGCAATCTGTATGCATGGCtcacacaaaataatcaaaatgtgctttgttttgCTGTCTACAAATCAAGATTAAAACTGGGACACTAGTGGAGAGAATTTCTCGAACAACACCTTTCAGGCAAAGATTACAAAATAGCTCAAAATAGCTTTATTTCATGTACATGCTTATGTTTCTTCATTTgataagatgtcaaaatgataTAGAGTGGCTATTTCCAATTAGGCAGTTTATTGCTATAAAGAGACACTGTCAAGTAAAAGACTTttctacaaaaagaaaaattactATTATCATAATCATGAGTAATGTGTAAGCAAACACATCTGCTGAAAACCATCAGAACACAAGTCATAGAAGGTATAAATGACAATTTTTAATGCCAAAATAGTTGTGCCAATACATTGACAGCATTTGAAGAATATGTAAATCAATGCAAATTCATATGCTACAAACTAAACAAGATGTAGACCTGTCTCTCTGAACCAATAGagtttaaacagtgaaatgtcAAATTATCTGAAACTGACTtggacaaaataatgaaatcaaGTTACAGTATGTTGTCTCATAAGTGCAAACTGTACTTATTTGGCACTGTGGGTGGGCTAGAATAAATTTCAAAAGTGTTCTAGTATTACGACTTCACATGTGTGGTATCTATAAATTCATAAGCTACGGTTTTATACAGAAATAAGAATTCAAGAGAAGACTGTTCATTACAATACAGACTGCATCAGCAGGAAATATGGCAGGTCAAAAAAGAACAATTTGAAACTGTTGAATGGAttatttaatgacttttttctttaattgtgACCAAGTGACTTTTGCTACATGACCTACGGCAGGTATTGTGTGTTAGTAttatatgtttttgtgatcCCCTGACATCGTAAGCCAAGGTAGTGTGTGGTCTTTATTCTGGTCTacaaactgtgtttatattATTCGCAGTTTCTAGTTTGGTGAAACGGTTCTGCTCCTCAGACATCCACAGGTGAGGTACTTCATGGCCGTCATGCTGACGTGCATGAGAGGGCCCAGGTTGAAGAGCATGTGGTAGAAGGCATGGACAGACAGGCCTCCGGTTTCATCAGCGTATTTCAGTGCTACGATGGGCGTGTACAAAGGGTTGGTCATATTACGGAAACGCGGGCTGCTCGCTTCAATCACTTTCTTGGTGCACTGCAGATAGAGGGAAGATGGGCAGAAAAGACTTAGAGGATTAATCACCTGTGCAGACAAACAGATAAGGCACAGTGAGGCTGAGTCATAGGCTGCTTGAAAACTTACTTTGGCGATGTCATCTGGTGTTTGTCCCATCACCTCAAAGATGTCAACAGAGGAAGGGAGGTAGACATTCTTGAAGTAATGTACTGTGTCTGCATCAGCTCCAGGACAGTCTCTCTGTTTCACCTCTTGAATCATCTTTACTTCAAACTCTGTGTGCACCTGGACCCGGCTCAATCATCGACAGTCTGAGGAAAGAGACACTGGAGCTCAACAACAGAGCATGGTTGGATGGAGGAAGAGTTCTATGGGCACACGGGTGACACCAGCACTGAAACCAGCAACActttaaataattcattaaACCATTAACAGCGGTCTGTGAAAATTCTGCATAGTGCTAGTGTCACGCTGGCAGAACAGTGTTAACTTTGGTCAGAATGAGACTAATTGCCATTTCGTTTTCACTTGATGTGGGCAAACCATCAAAGAATTCATGCAGGCTAAAAGAGTCAGTGGTAACATTTTACCACTTTTAAATgatataacaaataaaaatgcaaaacattttgtgGGTTACAGCTAGAGCAGAGCTACCAATGACCACAGAGTGACTGTCACTAAGTCAAAATTTGTCCAGTGCTTTGTTTTAAGATCAAATACCCAACTAAAGTTAGTAAACTAAGTGCTTCAATTCTCCTTTCTTAAGCATAGGTTACACTGGACCATCCTTtatgaaaggaaaagagatAATACCTTAAGGCTGTCAGGTTATCTTTTTGTAATGTTACTGCCTTGTTGACAATGATGAAAATAGCTTCAGTGACACTCACGTGACGTTAAACTTCAGGAGTTGCACGGCCAAACTCTCACAGAAGCCCTCCATGGCGAACTTGGAGGCTGCATACACGTCATTAAACACcacacctgcagagacaaaataCATGTTTGGATTCTACAGCCAGACAACATGAATGAAGACGTGTAGTAGTACTCCATTAGTCTTTCTTCCCCTCCACCCactcctccatctgtccatcatcCACCCATCAAGCTGAAGCAGACAAACCTGTTATTTGTCCCCGTACCATTTAACgccccaccccacctcctctcccttcacTCATCCCGTCACACCTCTCGCCTCTGTTCACCTTGCAGGCCCATCACGCTGCTAACTACGATGATGTGTCCTCCTCGTCTTTTCTTCATGTCAGGCATCACCTCCTTTATCATGCGGATCACACCAAAGACATTGGTCTCAAACACTTTCTTCATCTCCTCAATGGGGATGCTCTCCACAGGACCCACCAGGCCGATACCTGCGTTATTGACTGggtaagagaggaggaaggaaacaaaGATGACAGACTGTAATCAGTATCAGTTTTAGTCATTGTAACAATCCAAGCTACAGCTTGTTGAGAATGTATTCAGTTTACTTACTAAGGACATCCACATGACGATCTTTGATGCCATTAATACACTGTTTGACTGACTCGTCGCTGCAGACGTCAAGCACAGCCAGAGAAAGAGTTTTCCCATACGCGTCCCCGGCAGCTTCTACCAGCTTGTCTTTACGTTTCAGATCACGCATTGTGGCTATGACTGTTGGAggacaaaaggaaaataaatcaaataagtGAAGAGTTTGAGAAAAATCATataatatttatgtattatGTTGTCCAGACTTCTGATTATTGTcaacatctatctatctgtgcTGATGTGAGCTGACAGacaaatggggaaaaaaatgatacTAAGCAGCCATGTACATGGAGTTAGATAAAGCTTTATAGGAAGCCAAAGCCCCACAGACTTTTCCACTAACACTGTAACTCCACTCAGAATTTTGTCTCATGTTCTCACTCTTTCTGAAAAGCTGTTCATATTTTACTATCCAGAGCTTTAGTAGATGGATGACCATTTAGTTTAAACAGTTGTTTAACATGTTTCTGTAGAAtcaggttttctgtctttttcattttgggtcagtccaccactttggtccagactgaaatatctcaacacaTGGATTTCCATcaaattttgtacagatgttcACGATGCTCAGGCAATGGATTCTAATGACTTTTCTTTTATCACCACATGATGTTTACATTGTGGTTTtgagtaaaatatttcaacagttATTGATGGATTGCTGTTGAATCTAGTACAGACAGTCATCGTTGCCCTTGGGATGAATCACTTTGATGCTATCTGCCTTTTCATTGACTTTATTATCAGACattcacatcagcctcagctgtaagATAGTGACAATGGTAAATATTATTTATGCTAAATATCAGCATTGTCACTGAGCgtgttagcatgttgatgttaacATTAAGCTCACAGCCTCATAGCACTGCTGGAATGGCTGTGGAATcttgtttaaattaaatttgtatGATCACAATTAAATATGAAGGGTAATAGAAACTGTTGAGATaaaagacacacagtcacaaactgctgttttttctgctgtgagaGAAACTGCAAATGTTCAGATGTTTCAATCCCAATCAGACTTTCTTCAAGCCGTTTTGTCCTGAGTGCAGGCGTCACTGTTCTCATCAGTGCTGTTTGCCAATAGTTGTCTGTATAATtgctccctctgtttccatggGTAGTTTCCAAGTGTGAGTTTGTGAATGGATGTAACACTCCCTCTCTATGTGCAGCTCCAGCACTACGCcttcaggctgctgctgtaaataggCATGTGATTAGGCATCCTGCCCAGGTAAATGAGGTTACAAAAAGACAATATCTGCAGTGTCAAACTTAGTTCACTGGCTCAGACTGCACTGGAGGCTCACACAAGATACACATGccttgcacacaaacactgttatGTTAAGTCAACTCCCAGGAGTTAAAAAATCCAGCATCAGTACgtgttctgtctgtgtgcacacatgcatgtttataCAGTTTTTAGGTGTTATTTTCCGTCATGAGTGAtcctgtctttgtgttcagTTCTTGTCACAGGAATGAATGGAAAGAACGGAGTAAAGGTCATGGATGACTTGGAGGGATGTGCAACTAAAATATTGTCAACAAGGCAAAGAATGGTAGGTGAAAACAGGGTGAAGTACACGGACACTCCAAGAGAACTATGTTCACGTACATCCCTTTCCTGTCTCAAACCATGGGCTGTTTTTCCTGAATGCACTGTAAGAGAAAATAGCTGAAAGAACACGACAGTTGTAAAGGTAGTGAAGTTAGTGCTAAAGATAGTCCTTCTAGTAGAAAATAACCTTAAGTAGGCTTAACATAGTACCAAACAGTCTGTTACAGAAACCAGTTTACATATCAGCATTAACGTCTTGCCTGCCTGCTCCAGGAATAACCCTCACCAGCCTGTCATCCTCAGTGGAGCTCTATACCAGCCAGGCCATAATAAGCCTAACCAAGGCTGCGCCCTGGCTTTAACTATTGTCTGGTGTCTTAAGAGCGACTTAAGATTAAGTTGGGATCAGAGACATAACTGTGTAAAGAGGTATGGTGAGGTTTTCCTCAAGCTAGAAAAGTTAAGTTCAGCTGCTAAGTGATACCAAAACACAAGAGTATTTTGAGCATAACTGACATGTCCTCCACCGAGGGATCCTTCAGCTGTGTTTTCGATAGGTTTtagctcctttttttttaccattttaaaaagacatgtCATAgagttatttatgtgtttttctgaccGATAGAGGAGGCCATTCCCATATGTTTGCAAATGGCATGAAAGTGAAACTTGCTTTACTTAATAATGACTGACTAATACACTTTTaatacacaatgaaaacaaatgaatacagAGAACAGTAGAAGACAGACATTCAAATTCCCAAAACAGTAGGATGTTTTGCTTAATGGTTAGCTGTGACGTGGTTAAGTGTACAAGTGAGTCAGCAGCTGGAAAGAGAATGTGAAAGGAGGTCAAATAAAACGATCTCAGTAAGTTATCCCATATTCACTTGAGAGGTTTGATTATTTGCTTCATGTTGGGAATTATGAAACACATAAATTTTGTTTTGCTGGAAGTAATACTACTTATGTAAAATGGTTTTTATGTTAAAGGGAGGAAGTCTTTGGAGGAGTACAAACAGTCTCATTTTGGATTAGTCATTGTCTGATGCTGCACTGACTTAATTTCTCTGGTAAAACTTGgcaaactgtttttaaatattagttATATTTGTCACTGGTATAAAGTGCTTCCTGCCTTCCAGGCACATGTTGTTCATAAAGTGTCTGGTACTGGAGATCTGTTTTCAAGACTTTAGGTATTTTTGTGCAAGTAACACAATCCGATTAATTGACTGCAGTAGTATGAGCGTCTAGGCAAATTCTCCTAAACTAGAAAAACCCACATTCTCCCAGTCTCATTTAATGGCTGAGAGAAGTGATGCAGCAGTTACAATCTAAACATTTCTTGATATTAAACAATAAACTTTTCTAAATTATGATGCATTTTGGGATGTAACCCTTTCCTATGAAAATGGCTTGGTGATGTTGAAGTCTCAGCATCTATCATGATGCAAAGCCTCTTGGTAGCCTATATTTGACAGATAATGTGGCCTTTTCTTTGAGATCcctatatcttttttttttttttttttttgcacctaGACCCTTCTTAAGAGTCCTTAAAAGGTtaacagtgacctctgacctccctctgGAGACAGGATGTTGTGTATGGAGCTTCATCTTCAAGTTTCCAGTGGAAACCTTGAATTTGCTCCATTATTCACTTTATTCCGGTTCATTTTCAGGGATCTGACAGTTGTGTGATTGATAATAATCTAGACGTATTCCTCTGGTGGTTCATATTTTAAACATGGAAACTACTGTAATTTTAGTCAACAACTGATGGAAACAGTGGCTTTAATGTACATAATCATGTGGATTATGCAATACTCTTATGTCAGCTGCTCTCCAGTGTTGATGTAAGCATCTCATGTGTAAAGAATAAAGATATAAATAGGCTGTGTTTACTAAGAGTTAAATTATATGAAAATCCCTGCAAGTAAAGTTGTTAGTAGaagaagctgcacacacacacacacacagagtgagagagagagagagagagagtgagtgcaCCTACCGTGATAACGCTTCTGTTCATCCTTCGCCAGCATCACGGCCATCCTCAGGCCGATCCCGGAGGAGCAGCCGGTGATCAGCACCACTTTCTGTCCGGGACT from Lates calcarifer isolate ASB-BC8 linkage group LG5, TLL_Latcal_v3, whole genome shotgun sequence includes these protein-coding regions:
- the LOC108894762 gene encoding LOW QUALITY PROTEIN: retinol dehydrogenase 8-like (The sequence of the model RefSeq protein was modified relative to this genomic sequence to represent the inferred CDS: deleted 1 base in 1 codon), whose amino-acid sequence is MVSPGQKVVLITGCSSGIGLRMAVMLAKDEQKRYHVIATMRDLKRKDKLVEAAGDAYGKTLSLAVLDVCSDESVKQCINGIKDRHVDVLINNAGIGLVGPVESIPIEEMKKVFETNVFGVIRMIKEVMPDMKKRRGGHIIVVSSVMGLQGVVFNDVYAASKFAMEGFCESLAVQLLKFNVTLSMIEPGPVHTEFEVKMIQEVKQRDCPGADADTVHYFKNVYLPSSVDIFEVMGQTPDDIAKCTKKVIEASSPRFRNMTNPLYTPIVALKYADETGGLSVHAFYHMLFNLGPLMHVSMTAMKYLTCGCLRSRTVSPN